The Pseudomonas multiresinivorans DNA window CTCGGCCACATCCAGGTTGATCTGCAGGCTGAACTGCAGGGTGATCACCGAAGCGCCGCCGGAGCTGGTGGAGGACATCTCGTTGAGGCCGGGAATCTGCCCCAGCTGGTTCTCCAGCGGCGCGGTCACCGAGGAGGTCATGATGTCCGGGCTGGCACCGGGATACAGGGTCACCACCTGGATGGTCGGGTAATCCACCTCCGGCAGCGCCGAGATCGGCAGGAAGCGATAGGCAATGATCCCCGACAGCAGGATTGCCACCATCAGGAGCGTGGTGGCGACCGGCCGCAGGATGAACAGGCGGGACGGGTTCATTCGCTCTTACCGCTATCCTGGACCGGCGCATCCGAGCCGAACGGCTTGGCGGTGGACTTGTCGGCTTCCTCTCCCGCAGCGGCGCGGGCCTTCTCGGCAGAGGCGGCGATGGTCATGCGGGTACCTTCGCGCAGGCGGTCGGTACCTTCGACAACGACGCGGTCGCCTTCCTTCAGGCCCTCGGTAACCACCACGCGCTCGCTCTCGCTGGTGCCCAGGGTGACCAGTTGGCGCTTGGCCTTGTTCTCCTCGCCGACCAGATACACATAAGTGCCGTCGTTGCCACGCTGCACGGCATTGGCCGGGATAGTCAGTACGCCCGGCAGAGTCTCGGCGAGCAGGCGCACGTTGACGAACTGGTTGGGGAACAGCTTGTGGTCGTCGTTCTCGAACCCGGCCTTGAGCTTGACCGTGCCGGTGGTGGTGTCGATCTGGTTGTCCAGGGTCTTCAGCACGCCGGTGGCCAGGGTCTGGTTCTGGTTGCGGTCCAGCGCTTCCACCGGCACCGGCTTGCCGCTGTAGAGTTCGCGGGCGACGGTGCCCAGTTGCTGCTGGGGCAGGCTGAAGACCACGGAGATCGGCTTGACCTGGGTGATGACCACCAGCGGCGTGGTGTCGCCGGAAGTGACCAGGTTGCCCACGTCCACCTGGCGCAGGCCGACGCGGCCGGCGATGGGCGCGCGCACCTGGGTGAATTCGAGGTTGAGCTTGGCGTCGGCGACCTGGCCCTGGTTGGTCTTCAAGGTGCCCTCGTACTGGCGCACCTGGGCTTCCTGGGTGTCCAGGGTCTGCTTGGCGATTGAGTCCTCGGCGTACAGGCCCTTGTAGCGGGCGAGGTCGATCTGCGCGTTCTTCAGTTGCGCCTGGTTCTGCAGCAGGGTGCCCTGGGCCTGGTCCAGCGCGGCCTGGAACGGACGCGGGTCGATCACCGCAAGCACATCGCCGGCCTTCACTTCCTGGCCTTCCTGGAACGGTACCTTGACCAGTTGGCCGCTGACCCGCGCGCGCACGTTGACGGTGTTGTAGGCGGTCACCGTGCCCAATGCATGGTAGTGAACCGGCAGGTCGCCCTTGACCACCGGCGCGACGCTGACGGTCACCGCCGTACCGCCCTGCCCCGCGGCCATCTGCCCCGGCCCCGGCCGGCCGCCGCGCCCGCCCTGGGCTGCCGGTGCGCCAGTGGAGGTCGAGTGCAGCCACATGATCAGCCCCACCACGGCGGCGAACAGCAGTGCCGTGATAAGCCAGGGGCGCAGTTTGCGGAGTTTGGAGGGCGATCCGTTGCTTGCAGTCATGGGGCTCTGTCTTGTTGAAAAGAGGGCTTCACGCAAAAAAGTGAGAATAGCGAGGCTGAACGATAAGCACAGCCGCGCCGCAGGCAAAGTCTCTTTACCCGCTATTTACCTTTGATTTACCGGGAGTTACGAAAGTCCGGGGCATTGCGACCCGGATTGGCCGGAAGGGTTCCCGACCTGACGGACCGACCCTGGCGGGTCGGCCCGGCTTTCCTACGAAAGCAGCAGCGTCATCAGGCCAGGGCGGCGATGGCGGCGGCGTAGTTCGGCTCGTCGGCGATCTCGCCTACCAGCTCGCTGTGCAGCACCTTGTTCTGCTCGTCCAGCACCACCACGGCGCGGGCAGCCAGGCCGGCCAGGGGGCCGTCGGCGATGGCGACGCCGTAGTTGGCGAGGAACTCGCGGCCACGCAGGGTGGACAGGTTCACCACGTTCTCCAGGCCTTCGGCGCCGCAGAAGCGCGCCTGGGCGAACGGCAGGTCAGCGGAGATGCACAGCACCACGGTGTTGGCCAGCTTGCTCGCCTCGGTGTTGAACTTGCGCACGGAGGTGGCGCAGGTCGGGGTGTCGACGCTGGGGAAGATATTCAGCACCTTGCGCTTGCCGGCGTAGGTTTCCAGGGTGACGTCGGACAGGTTGCCGGCGACCAGCGACAGAGCCGGAGCCTGCTCGCCTTTCTGCGGCAGCTTGCCGTCTACGGATACCGGGTTGCCCTTGAGGGTGACTTGAGCCATTGCTTGGGTCCTTCTGTGAGGGATGGCGGCGCTGGCTGGTTGCCAGCGCCGCAGGAGGATTCGGGGCCGGAGCAGATGCTAGCACGACTTGCCCGAGCGGAATGCTCGGACATGCATCCGGCCAACCCTCCCCTCAGGCCCGGCTCAAGCGGCAGCCGCTACAGGAGCGCCGGCAGCAGCACCTACGAATGCCTGGTCCTGGAACCCACGCGGCAGCCGCTGGGTGCCGGGCATCGCGGCCAGACGTTTCTCCCAGAAGCTGCGCCAGTCGTTGTGCACGGCTTCGGCGCGGGCCTTGCGCTGGGCGCGGCGCGCGGCATTGCGCGCATTGCGGCGGGCTTCCTTGTAGACGTCAGTGTTGCGGCAGCTACGGCATTTCACCCGGTTCAGCTCGGTGGTGGATTCCAGGTGCTTGCCCGCATGCCCGCAAGCCAGGTGGCCTTTGACCTTGTAGTGAGTGACCATCGCAGATTCTCCCTGTCCGGCGAGCGCACCCTCGCCGCTTGGCGGTGCCGCAGTCGGGCAAACGGTGCGTGCCGGTTGACTGTGGCGCTCAGGGAGTTGGACGGGCCACTGCGCAACGAGGTTCGAAATATCTGCCGGGCGCGGCCGTCAGTGAGTCGCCACCATCCGCGCGCCGAACAGCAGGTAGCAGCAGCCGGCAAAGCGATCCAGCGCCCGGCGGAAGCGGCGGTAGACGCCTGCCATGCGCTCGCTGGCGAAGACCAGCACCACGCAGCAGTACCAGCTCAAGGACAGCGTCACCATCAGTGCGATGGCCATGCCCAGCAGCGGTACCGAGGGCGAAGCCGGCATGGCGGTGGCGAACAGGGTCGCGACGAAGAGCGCGGTCTTGGGATTGGTCAGGTTGCCCAGCAGGCCGAGGCGGAACGCCGAGAAGGCGCTGCGCTCACGGCTGACTTCAGCGAGGCTCTCTCCACCGTCGGCCAGCGTCCTGCGCTTGAGCAGCTTGATGCCGAGGTAGATCAGGTAGGCGCCGCCGGCCAGCTTGAAGCCCAGGTACAACGCCGGCGCAGCGCTGAACAGCGACTTGATTCCCAACCCGCCGGCGAGCCCCCAGATCA harbors:
- a CDS encoding MdtA/MuxA family multidrug efflux RND transporter periplasmic adaptor subunit, translating into MTASNGSPSKLRKLRPWLITALLFAAVVGLIMWLHSTSTGAPAAQGGRGGRPGPGQMAAGQGGTAVTVSVAPVVKGDLPVHYHALGTVTAYNTVNVRARVSGQLVKVPFQEGQEVKAGDVLAVIDPRPFQAALDQAQGTLLQNQAQLKNAQIDLARYKGLYAEDSIAKQTLDTQEAQVRQYEGTLKTNQGQVADAKLNLEFTQVRAPIAGRVGLRQVDVGNLVTSGDTTPLVVITQVKPISVVFSLPQQQLGTVARELYSGKPVPVEALDRNQNQTLATGVLKTLDNQIDTTTGTVKLKAGFENDDHKLFPNQFVNVRLLAETLPGVLTIPANAVQRGNDGTYVYLVGEENKAKRQLVTLGTSESERVVVTEGLKEGDRVVVEGTDRLREGTRMTIAASAEKARAAAGEEADKSTAKPFGSDAPVQDSGKSE
- the tpx gene encoding thiol peroxidase, translated to MAQVTLKGNPVSVDGKLPQKGEQAPALSLVAGNLSDVTLETYAGKRKVLNIFPSVDTPTCATSVRKFNTEASKLANTVVLCISADLPFAQARFCGAEGLENVVNLSTLRGREFLANYGVAIADGPLAGLAARAVVVLDEQNKVLHSELVGEIADEPNYAAAIAALA
- a CDS encoding LysE family transporter, with the protein product MTAASTFAPLLSVALLWAVAVVTPGPNFFTTARIAAVHSRRHGLIAALGVACGTVIWGLAGGLGIKSLFSAAPALYLGFKLAGGAYLIYLGIKLLKRRTLADGGESLAEVSRERSAFSAFRLGLLGNLTNPKTALFVATLFATAMPASPSVPLLGMAIALMVTLSLSWYCCVVLVFASERMAGVYRRFRRALDRFAGCCYLLFGARMVATH